From the Sebastes umbrosus isolate fSebUmb1 chromosome 2, fSebUmb1.pri, whole genome shotgun sequence genome, one window contains:
- the rbm26 gene encoding LOW QUALITY PROTEIN: RNA-binding protein 26 (The sequence of the model RefSeq protein was modified relative to this genomic sequence to represent the inferred CDS: deleted 1 base in 1 codon): MIIENLDALKTWLSETLEPICDADPSALAKYVVALVKKDKSEKELKALCIDQLDVFLQKETQQFVDKLFEAIDNKNYLPQPEQPSSVIKVEKDEQKKDETNREDEREKKFPRRVNHSPPQSSSRYSRDIRRGDDRKRDDRSRKREYDRIPPRRDTYRDRYNRRRGRSRSYSRSRSRSWSKDRVRDRDRERDRDRDRDRDRDRDRSRSRTHSRTRSRSRSRERDSGKLKFDLDRVDRPPETGDSYTPAVLVPTATTSHFPVPTLSSTITVIAPTHHHSNNTTESWSDFRPGHPVDRGLFTRDHPPQQRKRCRDYDEKGFCMRGDMCPFDHGSDPVVVEDVNLPNMLPFQPPPLPGVDAPPPPGLPPPPPLMNPPPVNLRPPVPPPGSLPPSLPPVAGPPPPLPPLQPSGMDAPPNSMTSSVPTIVTSGMRSSLPQASVPRFTSDNYETDVYNPEAPSITSTPRPMYRHRVNAQRPNLIGLTMGEVDQPPRDKTPNNSMRIVMESDPRKRPPVSHDGGLPIKKPWLDNPNFNKPNHQGYHKRVPFSPNAKLLVRQIPPELNNISKLNEHFSKFGTIVNLQVAFQNDPEGALIQFASPDEAKRAMQSTEAVLNNRFIRVHWFRDDGSDGQGQGPGQSHLLQQPQPQLAMQASATSLKQSVKDRLGPLLTANSEPSQDSSVASQNPSKVSVKDRLGFSAKPAAPVGKVFSTSMGLTKTVYNPDALRAAQKNSEEVLKKKQEALRLQQDVRKKKQEILEKHIETQKLLISKLEKNKAMKAEDKAKIMETLGMFTKCITKLQEEIKGISGSNNPLRTAKSRAQAQKELLDAELDLYKKTQAGEDTALLKIKYTQLQIEAAKRGILSPGRGRGLHARGRGALRARGRGSRGRGRGVSLHACVDHRPRALEICGFTDADHVDLLPHFAQFGEIEDCRIDENNLSAVITYKTRSEAEQAAIHGVRFNNQTLRLAWHKVVTTLSTADADEAEPEEDEYPEESLSDDALLQDDDEEEDDNEPRSWRR, encoded by the exons ATGATAATTGAAAACCTTGATGCCTTGAAAACATGGCTGTCTGAAACCCTCGAGCCCAT CTGTGATGCAGACCCTTCTGCCCTCGCCAAGTATGTTGTTGCTTTGGTGAAGAAAGACAAAAGTGAAAAGGAACTTAAAGCCCTGTGTATAGACCAGTTGGATGTATTTCTCCAGAAAG AGACCCAACAATTTGTGGATAAGCTGTTTGAAGCCATTGACAACAAAAACTACCTCCCACAGCCAGAGCAGCCATCCTCTGTGATCAAAGTTGAGAAAGATGAGCAGAAAAAAGACGAG ACAAACCGGGAAGACGAACGGGAGAAGAAGTTTCCTCGGCGAGTGAATCACAGCCCACCGCAATCGAGCTCTCGCTACAGCAGAGATATCAG GAGAGGAGATGATCGTAAGAGAGATGACCGCTCCAGGAAGAGGGAATATGACCGCATTCCACCAAGGAGAGACACGTACCGCGATCGCTACAATCGCAGGAGAGGCCGCAGTCGCAGTTACAGTCGTAGCCGCAGCCGAAGTTGGAGCAAGGATCGCGTCCGAGATCGCGACAGAGAGAGGGATAGGGACAGAGACAGGGACAGAGATAGGGATCGAGATCGCAGCAGGAGCCGGACACACAGCAGAACTCGGTCTAGAAGCAGGAGTAGAG AACGAGATTCTGGAAAGTTGAAGTTCGATCTTGATCGAGTGGATCGGCCACCAGAGACTGGTGATAGCTACACCCCAGCAGTTCTGGTCCCCACTGCAACCACTTCACACTTCCCTGTGCCAACATTGAGCAGCACCATTACAGTCATCGCCCCTACACATCATCATAGCAACAACACCACTGAGAGTTGGTCAGACTTCCGCCCTGGGCACCCTGTGGATCGTGGCCTTTTCACTAGG GACCACCCCCCTCAACAGAGGAAGCGATGCCGTGACTATGATG AAAAGGGCTTCTGCATGAGAGGGGACATGTGTCCTTTTGACCATGGAAGTGACCCAGTTGTAGTGGAGGATGTCAATTTGCCCAATATGCTGCCCTTCCAACCTCCACCACTCCCAGGTGTGGACGCACCACCGCCCCCAGGcctccctccaccaccacctctcatGAACCCCCCACCTGTGAACCTGCGGCCCCCTGTGCCCCCACCAGGCTCCCTCCCACCCAGCCTTCCACCTGTTGCAG gtcctcctcctccgcttccTCCTCTGCAACCGTCGGGCATGGATGCTCCTCCCAATTCCATGACCAGCTCTGTTCCCACCATTGTCACCTCTGGGATGCGCTCCTCACTTCCCCAGGCCTCAGTGCCACGCTTCACCTCCG ACAACTACGAGACGGATGTGTACAATCCCGAGGCTCCCAGCATCACCAGTACCCCCAGGCCGATGTACCGCCATCGGGTCAATGCCCAGAGACCCAACCTGATTGGCCTCACAATGGGGGAGGTGGACCAGCCACCAAGAG ACAAGACTCCAAACAACAGCATGAGGATCGTTATGGAATCTGATCCGAGGAAGAGACCACCTGTCTCTCACGATGGAGGCCTTCCCATTAAGAAACCATGGCTTGACAA CCCCAACTTTAACAAACCCAACCACCAGGGCTACCACAAAAGAGTCCCATTCTCTCCCAACGCCAAGCTGCTGGTTCGGCAAATTCCTCCCGAGctcaacaacatcagcaaactCAATGAACATTTCAGCAAGTTTGGCACCATTGTCAACCTACAG GTGGCCTTCCAGAACGACCCAGAGGGGGCACTGATCCAGTTTGCCTCTCCAGACGAGGCCAAGCGGGCCATGCAGAGCACAGAGGCTGTTCTCAACAACCGCTTCATCAGGGTGCACTGGTTTCGTGATGATGGGAGTGATGGTCAGGGCCAGGGCCCGGGCCAGTCTCacttactgcagcagcctcagccACAGCTAGCCATG cagGCCTCAGCCACGTCTCTTAAGCAGTCTGTCAAAGATCGCCTCGGACCCCTGCTCACTGCGAACTCTGAGCCCTCACAAGATTCCAGTGTAGCCTctcag AATCCCTCTAAGGTGTCAGTGAAGGACCGTTTGGGTTTCTCTGCCAAACCAGCAGCTCCGGTTGGGAAA GTGTTTTCAACATCAATGGGCCTCACAAAGACTGTATACAATCCTGATGCCCTGAGGGCAGCCCAGAAAAACTCAGAGGAAGTCTTGAAGAAGAAACag GAAGCTCTAAGACTACAGCAGGATGTaaggaagaagaagcaggaaATATTGGAGAAGCACATTGAGACACAGAAG CTCCTGATATCCAAACTTGAGAAGAACAAAGCAATGAAGGCAGAGGATAAAGCCAAGATCATGGAAACGTTGGGCATGTTCACCAAGTGCATCACCAAACTGCAAGAGGAGATAAAGGGAATCTCAGGCAGCAACAACCCGCTACGCACAGCCAAGAGCAGAGCCCAG GCACAGAAGGAACTGCTGGACGCAGAGCTGGATCTGTACAAGAAGACCCAGGCCGGAGAGGACACTGCTTTGTTGAAGATCAAGTACACCCAGCTGCAAATTGAG gcGGCTAAAAGGGGAATCCTGTCACCAGGACGAGGCCGGGGGCTCCACGCTCGGGGTCGTGGTGCCCTCCGGGCCCGGGGAAGGGGCTCCAGAGGACGGGGAAGAGGTGTGTCACTGCACGCATGCGTGGACCATCGGCCACGAGCGCTGGAGATTTGCGGTTTCACCGATGCAGACCATGTAGACCTGCTGCCACACTTTGCT CAATTTGGCGAGATTGAAGATTGCCGGATTGATGAAAACAACCTGTCTGCTGTCATCACTTACAAGACGAGATCGGAGGCAGAACAG GCGGCTATTCACGGAGTGAGGTTCAACAACCAGACTTTACGCCTGGCTTGGCATAAGGTCGTCACGACTCTCAGTACTGCGGATGCTGACGAGGCAGAACCGGAGGAGGATGAG TACCCGGAAGAGTCGCTGAGTGACGATGCATTGCTGCAGGATGACGATGAGGAAGAAGACGACAACGAGCCTCGCTCCTGGCGCAGATGA